In the genome of Pseudoalteromonas rubra, one region contains:
- a CDS encoding sensor histidine kinase, with the protein MRQKTLRWYLARWLFALFGLFSLIWIWVASQVYHYAWDGTSEYYLYQDLEVALSGQLMLPYEDGGKLMGNWQDLPTDYQQALSQHGLGPEAKGQEITQLLTLSDDYLYTLRYTESAFEPLYIIHRISGQDSPSLVAVFIALTLALLILAAVTWWPIHRRIARESGRLTASLQSVSLQENETQAAQFEEFSHHSILAATDAYAQRYAQQQERLYSAFLSHELNTPLAQIHNTISRFEQLDELPLDALPLLTQLEEAGQDLASLSEAILLLCKADQVRLTSTDLNVFLQTWQQHWQQQGLRITLELPSEPIIKPVQSRLLNLLLEQIGKNALQHGEGSLSVSLDSDGMIFTNGISTQQTHQGQGLGTRIVSRVCACFGWQAQHKPGQYYTLTIHFSGYHGDLSSQV; encoded by the coding sequence ACTCAGGTGGTATCTCGCACGATGGTTGTTTGCCTTATTTGGACTCTTTTCCTTAATTTGGATCTGGGTGGCCAGTCAGGTGTATCACTATGCCTGGGATGGGACCTCAGAATATTATCTTTATCAAGACCTAGAGGTAGCGTTGTCTGGACAGCTAATGTTGCCATACGAGGATGGCGGTAAATTGATGGGTAATTGGCAAGATTTACCTACAGACTATCAGCAAGCTTTAAGTCAGCATGGGCTTGGGCCAGAGGCAAAGGGGCAGGAAATCACGCAACTGCTGACGCTGTCAGATGATTATCTATATACTCTGCGCTATACAGAAAGCGCCTTCGAGCCGCTGTATATTATTCATCGTATTAGCGGCCAGGATTCGCCAAGTCTGGTGGCGGTATTCATTGCGCTGACGCTGGCTTTGTTGATACTCGCTGCAGTGACCTGGTGGCCAATACACCGGCGTATTGCACGTGAATCCGGGCGACTGACAGCGTCTTTGCAGAGCGTATCTTTACAGGAGAATGAAACTCAGGCAGCGCAATTTGAAGAGTTCTCTCACCACTCCATTCTCGCTGCAACGGATGCGTATGCACAGCGTTATGCGCAGCAACAGGAACGGCTTTATTCCGCTTTTTTAAGCCATGAACTTAACACTCCGCTGGCTCAGATCCACAATACGATCTCACGTTTTGAACAACTTGATGAGCTTCCTTTAGATGCGTTACCTTTGCTGACTCAGCTTGAAGAGGCCGGGCAGGATCTGGCTTCGCTGAGTGAAGCCATTTTGTTATTGTGTAAAGCTGATCAGGTGCGGCTGACGTCAACTGACCTCAATGTATTTTTGCAAACTTGGCAGCAGCACTGGCAGCAACAGGGGCTCAGGATCACGCTCGAACTCCCATCAGAGCCGATAATTAAACCTGTGCAGTCGCGTTTGCTGAATCTGCTTCTGGAGCAGATTGGCAAAAACGCGCTGCAACACGGTGAGGGCTCGCTCAGTGTGTCGTTGGACAGCGATGGAATGATTTTCACGAATGGTATCAGCACACAACAAACGCATCAGGGGCAGGGGTTAGGCACTCGCATTGTGTCACGCGTGTGTGCTTGTTTTGGCTGGCAGGCACAGCATAAGCCGGGTCAGTATTACACACTGACAATCCATTTTTCCGGTTACCATGGGGACTTATCTTCACAAGTCTGA